One region of Termitidicoccus mucosus genomic DNA includes:
- a CDS encoding TonB-dependent receptor plug domain-containing protein: MRGFDQSPQHDGFEGEAYIDTVTVQRVEVVKGPASMLYGQVALGSIVNYITQRRATIRSRALP, encoded by the coding sequence ATCCGCGGCTTCGACCAATCGCCGCAGCACGACGGCTTCGAGGGCGAAGCCTACATCGACACTGTGACCGTGCAGCGCGTCGAGGTGGTGAAAGGCCCCGCGTCCATGCTCTACGGCCAGGTCGCGCTCGGCAGCATCGTGAACTACATCACGCAACGCCGGGCGACGATCCGTTCGCGCGCCTTACCCTGA